A section of the Kribbella sp. HUAS MG21 genome encodes:
- a CDS encoding ArsA-related P-loop ATPase: MARLHVVTGKGGTGKTTVAAAMALALAEEGKRVLLCEVEGRQGLAQLFDVPPLPYVERRIAHGPGGGEVFALAVDAEAALLEYLDMYYHLGRAGKALEKVGAIDFVTTIAPGLRDVLLTGKVYEATRRKAHGKLAYDAVVLDAPPTGRIAPFLNVNHEVAGLAKVGPIRNQADAIMGMLRSDVTRIHLVTLLEEMPVQETLDAVEQLEALDLRIGSIVVNMVRNSPLDDDALALAVKEKLPAAELSKGLKAAGITIGDDLVETLAAEAHDHAVRVGLERENRDRIDALGKKVTELGLQLDGIDQGSLLDLAEEFRA; the protein is encoded by the coding sequence ATGGCGCGACTGCACGTGGTCACCGGTAAGGGGGGCACCGGGAAGACGACCGTCGCGGCCGCCATGGCGCTGGCGCTCGCCGAGGAGGGCAAGCGGGTGCTGCTGTGCGAGGTCGAGGGCCGCCAGGGGCTCGCCCAGCTCTTCGACGTACCCCCGCTGCCGTACGTCGAACGCCGCATCGCGCACGGCCCCGGTGGCGGCGAGGTGTTCGCGCTGGCCGTCGACGCCGAGGCCGCGCTGCTCGAGTACCTCGACATGTACTACCACCTCGGCCGCGCCGGGAAAGCGCTGGAGAAGGTCGGCGCGATCGACTTCGTCACCACCATCGCCCCGGGCCTGCGCGACGTACTGCTCACCGGCAAGGTCTACGAGGCGACCCGCCGCAAGGCGCACGGGAAACTCGCGTACGACGCCGTCGTCCTGGACGCCCCGCCGACCGGGCGGATCGCGCCGTTCCTGAACGTGAACCACGAGGTCGCGGGGCTGGCCAAGGTCGGCCCGATCCGCAACCAGGCGGACGCGATCATGGGCATGTTGCGTTCGGACGTCACCCGGATCCACCTCGTCACGCTGCTCGAGGAAATGCCCGTCCAGGAAACGCTGGACGCGGTCGAGCAACTGGAGGCGCTGGACCTGCGCATCGGGTCGATCGTGGTGAACATGGTCCGCAACAGCCCGCTCGACGACGACGCGCTCGCCCTGGCGGTGAAGGAGAAACTGCCCGCCGCGGAGCTGTCCAAGGGCCTGAAGGCGGCCGGCATCACGATCGGCGACGACCTGGTGGAGACACTCGCGGCCGAGGCGCACGACCACGCGGTCCGCGTCGGGCTGGAACGCGAGAACCGCGACCGGATCGATGCCCTCGGCAAGAAGGTCACTGAGCTGGGCCTGCAACTGGACGGGATCGACCAGGGCAGCCTGCTCGACCTGGCAGAGGAGTTCCGCGCGTGA
- a CDS encoding ArsA family ATPase, which translates to MSELDLDALIDDPKTRIVVTCGAGGVGKTTTAAALGLRAAERGRKVVVLTIDPARRLAQSLGLTELDNTPRAVAEVNAANGGRLDAMMLDMKRTFDDVVLQHATPEKAEQILANPFYQALSSSFAGTQEYMAMEKLGQLHKQAERTGDWDLIVVDTPPSRSALDFLDAPERLASLLEGRFLRLLLAPARGPFKLMSAGVNMAMSVLNKVLGAQVLTDVQTFVAAFDTLFGGFRQRAEQTVALLREPHTAFLVVAAPQNDALREASYFAERLRAEGMPLAGVVLNRVTNTQAPELSAERSLAAAEKLEEADKSPLTAAVLRLHADKMQQVVGDHKRADRFRRGHRSIRTVEVPALPDDVHDLTGLRQIGALLTA; encoded by the coding sequence GTGAGCGAGCTCGATCTGGATGCGTTGATCGACGATCCGAAGACGCGGATCGTCGTCACCTGCGGTGCGGGTGGCGTCGGCAAGACGACCACGGCGGCCGCGCTGGGACTGCGCGCCGCGGAACGCGGACGGAAAGTCGTCGTACTCACGATCGACCCGGCGCGCCGGCTCGCGCAGTCACTCGGGCTGACCGAGCTGGACAACACCCCACGCGCGGTCGCCGAGGTGAACGCCGCGAACGGCGGCCGGCTGGACGCGATGATGCTGGACATGAAGCGGACGTTCGACGACGTCGTGCTGCAGCACGCGACGCCGGAGAAGGCCGAGCAGATTCTCGCGAATCCCTTCTATCAAGCGCTTTCCTCGTCGTTCGCCGGGACGCAGGAGTACATGGCGATGGAAAAGCTCGGGCAGCTGCACAAGCAGGCCGAGCGGACCGGCGACTGGGACCTGATCGTGGTGGACACTCCCCCGTCGCGGTCGGCGCTGGACTTCCTGGACGCGCCCGAGCGGCTGGCCTCCCTCCTCGAAGGCCGGTTCCTCCGGCTGCTGCTGGCGCCCGCCCGCGGCCCGTTCAAGCTGATGTCGGCGGGCGTGAACATGGCGATGTCGGTGCTGAACAAGGTGCTCGGCGCCCAGGTGCTGACCGACGTACAGACGTTCGTGGCGGCGTTCGACACGCTCTTCGGCGGGTTCCGGCAGCGGGCGGAGCAAACGGTCGCGTTGCTGCGGGAGCCGCACACCGCGTTCCTCGTAGTCGCCGCGCCGCAGAACGACGCGCTGCGCGAGGCGTCGTACTTCGCCGAGCGGCTGCGCGCGGAGGGAATGCCGCTGGCCGGCGTCGTGCTGAACCGGGTGACGAACACGCAGGCCCCGGAGCTGTCCGCGGAGCGGTCGCTCGCCGCGGCCGAGAAGCTCGAGGAAGCGGACAAGTCGCCGCTGACGGCCGCCGTATTGCGGTTGCACGCCGACAAGATGCAGCAGGTCGTCGGCGACCACAAACGCGCGGACCGCTTCCGCCGCGGCCACCGCTCGATCCGGACCGTCGAGGTCCCGGCCCTCCCCGACGACGTCCACGACCTCACCGGTCTACGCCAGATCGGCGCCCTGCTCACCGCCTGA